A single genomic interval of Penicillium psychrofluorescens genome assembly, chromosome: 2 harbors:
- a CDS encoding uncharacterized protein (ID:PFLUO_003729-T1.cds;~source:funannotate): MPPDLPRDRQGTRDEQWPPTPLPTFAIAELDTERNELAQTWKWFNSHLSPEDRVVDGDARPQTAHDIVDLVRKTQTYWMSRPRQRVYSQASALCDRLLPTLDTHSALLSVLPESNLYALLFYGVLQSLLKATVHCPHLMEGLITILLDIHNTLNFPGGTLPPTDAAAPIAKIYAITFFLLSEFMDYYVRRSTCKSLKSHNQDVYAEFDHLVHLIQHRARDLPWRAEDRMEMDEEESVWETLPYNARALWEETRLSQIGRQGTERRIAAQNTITRRLIWDIQQNAEDRDRIRNEREHLLAQALSALSQQLQPVEQSSGIACLSTAAVQNLDTSQFEWSRGSKRRLARLELQSASKHLQAYFDNNDQIADVEPEVKVAAEGSVIASLQQWATSLRSQALAVGGSPTVSPSPVALTSACYASSARQARLPVISHFCSLPTQEVEGLTPQEQGFIALTYSLIRQLIDCLPPVVDSDAVLDLGAERFRQLDGQLGSWKAALSLIDTLVHFAPPLLVCVIDGLDVIIDTSTDAPIRELVRVLLTHTHQAILTMPDGTRSPGALLKVLFTVTGRPAALVETMSENHLIISESSKSSEPAPSDPVLASDVGVVMMNA; the protein is encoded by the exons ATGCCCCCCGATCTTCCCCGCGACCGTCAGGGGACCAGGGACGAGCAATGGCCGCCAACACCCTTACC AACCTTTGCGATCGCCGAACTCGACACCGAACGCAACGAGCTGGCCCAGACTTGGAAATGGTTCAACAGCCATCTGTCGCCCGAGGATCGCGTGGTCGACGGCGATGCCCGCCCACAGACCGCTCACGACATTGTCGATCTCGTGCGCAAAACTCAGACCTACTGGATGTCCCGGCCGCGACAACGGGTGTACAGTCAGGCATCCGCCCTCTGCGATCGCCTGCTCCCTACCCTAGACACTCATTCGGCGTTGCTGTCCGTTCTGCCCGAATCCAACCTCTACGCCCTGCTCTTCTATGGGGTGCTCCAATCGTTATTGAAG GCAACGGTACACTGTCCGCACCTCATGGAGGGACTGATCACAATTCTCCTCGATATCCATAACACCCTCAATTTTCCCGGAGGAACTCTTCCTCCGACCGATGCCGCGGCACCCATTGCGAAAATCTACGCCATCACATTTTTCTTGCTCTCGGAATTCATGGACTACTACGTGCGGAGATCCACCTGCAAGTCCCTGAAAAGCCACAACCAGGATGTATACGCCGAGTTTGATCATTTGgtccatctcatccagcaccGGGCGCGTGATCTCCCCTGGCGAGCGGAAGATCGGATGGAAatggacgaggaagagtCGGTCTGGGAGACCCTCCCGTACAATGCCCGGGCTCTGTGGGAGGAGACCCGCTTGAGCCAGATCGGGCGCCAGGGAACAGAGCGTCGGATTGCGGCCCAAAATACAATCACCCGCCGATTGATATGGGACATCCAGCAGAACGCAGAGGACCGTGATCGTATCCGCAATGAGCGAGAGCACCTCCTGGCGCAAGCCCTGAGTGCCCTgagccagcagctgcagccCGTTGAGCAGAGTAGTGGCATTGCTTGTTTGAGCACGGCTGCCGTCCAGAATCTCG ATACCTCACAGTTTGAGTGGTCTCGAGGGTCGAAACGCCGTCTGGCCCGCCTCGAGCTTCAAAGTGCGTCGAAGCATCTTCAAGCGTACTTTGACAACAACGATCAAATCGCCGATGTTGAACCTGAGGTCAAGGTGGCTGCCGAGGGCAGTGTCATCGCGTCCTTGCAGCAATGGGCCACAAGCTTGCGGTCCCAGGCCCTGGCGGTGGGCGGGTCACCCACTGTCTCCCCGAGCCCTGTGGCGCTCACGTCCGCCTGCTACGCTTCGTCTGCCAGACAGGCACGATTGCCCGTCATTTCGCATTTCTGTTCCCTGCCCACGCAAGAGGTAGAAGGACTGACGCCGCAAGAGCAAGGGTTTATTGCCCTCACATACAGTCTAATCCGCCAACTAATCGATTGCCTTCCGCCCGTCGTGGACAGTGACGCCGTGCTGGATCTGGGCGCAGAGCGGTTCCGCCAGCTAGACGGACAGCTGGGCAGCTGGAAAGCAGCGTTGTCACTCATCGACACGCTCGTCCACTTTGCCCCGCCTCTGCTGGTATGTGTGATCGATGGATTGGACGTGATCATTGACACATCCACCGATGCCCCGATCCGCGAACTAGTCCGCGTCCTCCTCACCCACACGCACCAAGCAATTCTCACAATGCCCGACGGCACCCGCAGCCCCGGTGCATTGCTGAAAGTGCTCTTCACCGTCACTGGCCGACCCGCTGCACTGGTGGAGACCATGTCCGAGAACCACCTGATCATCAGCGAGTCGAGCAAGTCGAGCGAACCCGCACCCTCCGATCCCGTTCTGGCCTCAGATGTCGGGGTGGTCATGATGAATGCCTGA
- a CDS encoding uncharacterized protein (ID:PFLUO_003730-T1.cds;~source:funannotate): protein MTREDAQLKAFNLTGSTVAVTPSNSLSLPNSSIACISCDQSEYESGFVSASDTVTNVISSGSALAILLYSESAGHCDYSSDEKFANVFTLLNPDAAKALLNSTGSSLSILSAMSTAYIPSGSSDPIGSQTNNDSPNTAMIILYSITGIITALFLGIIITGAVRAHRHPERYGPRRIAGRVRQSRARGIARAMLETIPIVKFGDNEDSVEAAKRDVEMTSNPEEATHEHSPPRSDSITAVEMTAPGDPPPSTSEQPSDRPQTTARESKPDVPDAGNFSCPICTDDFIKGQDLRVLPCNHQFHMECIDPWLVNVSGTCPLCRIDLNPPQAEEKGEEGEGETAENTNAETTPDGTATPTADATQPHSHRRLTSLLHSHSPLNARHMHQATVEERLAALRRVREESQGQGQGEGSRPSRRLTTRLRDRFRIRTRAHGVEGSSGVQTPAEPSVPAPTQPAPAAEPPAAESET, encoded by the exons ATGACTCGCGAAG ACGCCCAACTCAAG GCATTCAATCTCACCGGCTCGACGGTCGCCGTCACCCCCAGTAATTCCTTGTCGCTGCCCAATTCATCCATTGCCTGTATCTCTTGTGATCAATCAGAGTATGAGTCGGGGTTTGTGAGTGCCAGCGACACCGTCACCAACGTCATCTCCTCGGGAAGCGCCCTAGCCATCCTCCTCTACAGTGAATCTGCTGGGCATTGCGACTACTCGTCTGATGAGAAATTCGCCAACGTTTTTACTCTGCTGAACCCCGATGCTGCCAAGGCCCTTCTCAATTCCACCGGCTCTTCTCTCAGCATCCTCTCCGCCATGTCGACGGCGTACATTCCATCCGGCTCCTCGGATCCGATCGGCAGCCAGACGAATAACGACAGCCCCAACACGG CGATGATCATCCTCTACAGCATCACGGGGATCATCACCGCGCTCTTCCTGGGGATTATCATCACGGGCGCCGTGCGTGCCCATCGTCACCCGGAACGATATGGTCCCCGCCGAATCGCCGGACGGGTCCGGCAAAGTCGAGCCCGAGGTATAGCCCGAGCCATGCTCGAAACCATCCCCATTGTCAAGTTCGGCGACAATGAAGACAGCGTCGAGGCCGCCAAACGGGACGTCGAAATGACCTCAAACCCGGAGGAAGCGACCCATGAGCATTCCCCGCCTCGATCAGACAGTATCACCGCGGTGGAAATGACCGCACCGGGCGACCCCCCGCCGTCAACGTCAGAACAACCATCCGACCGCCCCCAGACGACCGCTCGTGAATCCAAACCCGATGTGCCCGACGCGGGCAACTTCTCCTGCCCGATCTGCACGGACGACTTCATCAAGGGCCAGGATCTCCGCGTGCTGCCGTGCAACCACCAATTCCATATGGAGTGCATTGATCCCTGGCTGGTGAATGTGTCTGGCACCTGTCCTCTCTG CCGCATTGATCTCAACCCGCCTCAAGCCGAAGAGAagggcgaagaaggagagggcGAGACCGCGGAGAACACCAACGCGGAGACCACCCCCGATGGTACCGCGACTCCGACCGCCGATGCAACGCAGCCTCACTCGCACCGACGTCTCACGTCACTCCTGCACAGCCACAGCCCTCTGAACGCGCGGCACATGCATCAGGCCACCGTCGAGGAGCGCCTCGCTGCGCTCCGACGGGTGCGCGAAGAGTCTCAgggccaaggccaaggcgagGGATCGCGCCCGAGTCGCAGACTCACGACACGTCTGCGTGACCGGTTCCGCATTCGCACCCGCGCTCATGGCGTCGAGGGTTCGTCTGGTGTGCAAACACCGGCTGAACCGTCCGTACCGGCCCCGACTCAGCCGGCGCCCGCTGCTGAACCGCCCGCTGCCGAGTCTGAGACATGA